From Campylobacter showae:
AGTGGATTTGCGGGGTTTGCCATTTTGCACGATAGACCCCGTCGATGCTAAGGACTTTGACGACGCGATATATTTTGACGAGAAAAAACGCGAAATTTACGTCGCGATCGCCGACGTCAGCGAATACGTCACGCCATACTCTCCGATAGACGCAGAAGCCAAAACGCGCGGATTTTCTATATATTTTCCGCACAAAGCCGTGCCGATGCTACCGCGAAATTTGAGCGAAAATATCTGCTCGCTTAAGCCAAATACCGCGCGCCTTGCATTTTGTTTCAAAATCACGCTAGGCGAAGAGGACGAAGTCGCAAAAGAAGAGCTCTTAGAAGCCGTTATCGTCTCACAAAGACGCTTTAACTACGACGAGGTCGATCAAATTTTACGCGGCGAACGCGAAGACGAGGCCGGCTGGATCAAGCCTCTTTTCACGCTCACATCGCGCCTGCGCAAAAAACGCCTGAAAAACGCATTTGACTTTAGGACGCAGGAGCTTCGCATGTGCCTTGACGCAGGCGGCGGGCTTGCCTCTACGAGATTTGAGACTGATACCGACTCGCACAGACTAGTCGAAGACTGTATGCTACTAGCCAACATCGCGGCGGCAAAACGCATCGGCAAAGGTGTTTTTAGAAATCACGGCTCGCCGGATCTGCGAAAAATACAAATTTTACTCGAAGACCTCGGTGCCCTGGGCTTTGACTTCGTTTATGAGAGCGATATTGCAAATTTGGTTCGCAAAATCCAGGCCCAAGCCGACGCCGTAGGCAACCGCGAAGAGATCGACAAACTCATCATAAAATCGCAAAAAAAGGCCGAATACGGCGCACAAAATTTAGGCCACTTCGGGCTGGGGTTTGAGCGCTACACGCACTTTACGAGCCCGATCCGCCGCTACTCCGACCTCACGCTACACCGCCTTTTAAAGGCCAAACTGCGCAACGACGAGAAATTTTTTAACTACCTGCTTTTAAATATTGAAGCAACTTGCTCAAATTTAAGCGAACTCGAGCGCGAAGCCGACAGAGTCGCGTTTGATTTTATGGATAGGAAATTCGCGCGCTGGGCAAAAGAGCGCATCGGACAGCGATTTAACGCCTATATCAGCGAAAATCAAAACGTCGCGGTCGCTAGGCTGGACGACGAGATAAAGGGCGCTAGGATATTTTTGGGCGCGTACGGCGTAAATTTGCTACAAAAAGTCATCGTCGAAATCACGGACGTAAATATCGCGACGGCTGAAATTTTTGGCAAAGTCGTAAAGAAAATCGATGTATAGAAAAGAGCTAGAAGCCGCGCTAAATTCGGCTAAATTTCCAAATTATTTTTTGCTTTACGGAGCGGACGAATACCAAATCGAGCTTTTTGCAAAGGAAATTTTAGCCAAATTTAAAGATTTCGAAATTTTGAGCCTTTACTACGACGAGTACGATTTTGACGCTGCACGAGCGCATCTTTGCGAGCCTTCGCTCTTTGGCGGCAGTCCGCTTTTGCACGTAAAAAGCGACAAAAAAATCCCCGCGAAAGAGCTAAAAATCCTGATAGACGGTTGCAAAAACGGCGGCGTATTTATCTTCGAGCTTTTTGAGCCCGACGCCAAAGCCGTTTTTGATACGCAAAAGGCTTTCGGGGCAAATTTTGCGAGATTTTTTAAACCCGGCTCGCCCGAAGAGGCAGTAAATTTACTCGGCAGACAAGCTGCAAAAATGAGCCTAAATATAACGAGAAACGCGCTTTTTGAACTCTACCGCATACACAACGAAAATTTATATCTAGCCGCAAGCGAGTTAAATAAACTAGCCTCTCTAAACGAGCCCATAAACGAAAATATCGTAAGAAGCTTGGTCTTTTCGCTATCAAGCGTTAGTTTTGACGATTTTTTCGATAAATTTATCGCGCTAAAAGATATCAGGGCCGATTTTTTCTCCTGCGCGGATGATGGAAATTTTAATGAAATTTTGTTTATAAACTCGCTTTACCGTGCATTTTTTAGGCTCTTTAAACTACATGCGGGTATCAAAATAACAGGCAAATTCGACATCAAAGAAACGCTCGGCTACGCGCCGCCACCAAACGTCGCAAACGAACTAAAAAGGCAGTGTCTGGCGATAAATTTAAAAGCGTATAAAGAAATATTTACCGCGCTAAATTTGGCGGAATTTGAACTAAAAACAAACTCTATCCTCGATAAAAAAACTTTTCTGCTCTCCTGCGTGCTGAGCCTGCAAAATCTTATCGGCAAAAACAGCAAATATTAAGTAAAAAAAAGATAAAATCAGCTCTTGTCGAAAGACTTCCTTGCCCGTTTGCAACCGCGCAAACGAGCTTAATACCCACAAGGAGAATCAATGAAGCACTACGAGCTTTTATTCATTTTGAAGCCTACTTTGACGGAAGAAGAAGTAAGCGCAAAAGTTGATTTCGTTAAAGAAATCCTAACCAAAAACGGCGCAAATATCGCGTCTGTGCAGTCTATGGGCACTAGAAAACTAGCCTATACCGTAAAAAAATACGAGCGCGGAACTTATTTCGTCGTGTATTTCGAGGCTCCGACTCAAGCTATCGCCGAAGTCGAGCGTATCATCAGAATCACCGAAGAGATCATCAAATTCTTAACGGTCAAATTTGAAAACAAAAAAGAGATCGCCGCTTGGGAAAAGATGAGCAAGGGCATCAAACTAAACAAAAAAGAACCGAAAGTCAAAGCAGAAGAAGCTCCGGCAGCGCAAGAATAAGGACGAAAAATGTTTAATAGAGTCGTTTTGGTAGGAAATTTAACACGAGATATCGAGCTTAGATATACGACTGCGGGCGCAGCCATAGGCAACAGCGCTATCGCTGTAACGAGAAAATTTAACGTAAACGGCGAAAAACGCGAAGAAACGTGCTTTATAGACATAACATTTTTCGGAAAACAAGCGGAAATAGCAAACCAATATCTTTCCAAAGGCTCAAAGCTTCTAGTGGAAGGTCGATTAAAATTCGACCAATGGACAGACAACAACGGACAAAATAGAAGCAAACACACGATCAGCGTGGAAAATATGGAGATGCTAGGCGGAGGACAACAGCAAGGCGGATATAATCAAAATAGTAATCAAGGCTATCAGCAAGGCGGTTATCAAAATAACAGCTACGGCGGCGGCTATCAAGGCGGACAAAATCAACAAAATAGCTACGCTCAAGGTGGCGTGCAAAGGCAAAATTTTAATAAACCGCAGCAACAAAAGCAACAGCCAAAAGACGAATACTATGGCGATAACGTCCGAGAAATAGATATAGATGCCGACAAATACGATGACGGCGACGAAACGATACCATTTTAATTAAGGAAAAAACGATGGCTGAAAAAAGAAAATATTCACGCAAATACTGCAAATTTACAGAGGCAAAGATAGATTTTATCGACTACAAGGACACTTCGCTTTTGAAGTACTGCTTGTCAGAGAGATTTAAAATCATGCCAAGACGCCTAACAGGCACTTCTAAAAAATACCAAGAGATGGTCGAAAAAGCTATTAAGCGCGCTCGCCAAGCAGCTTTGATACCTTACGTAGTCGATCGCGACGACGTAGTAACCAATCCTTTTGAAGGGCTATAATTTTTAAGCCCTTTTTAGGGCTTAATTTTTTAAATTTTATTTCCGACCCCCTACATCACTTTTCTAACATTGATAAGACAAAAACACAAACTATAATAACTTAAACGTAGTTTTGGCTACGACTTACATTGCCACCCCAATAACTCCTATTATCTTTAATAAAATATGATAGAACTCTTTTGAATCTTTGCCGTTGTTGCACCTAAACTCTTTCCGCCTTTTAGGATGCTTTTTTTATTGCTTCCTGTGTCCACTAGGATGTTTTCGGCGTTTCTATCGCCCGTTAGGACGCGATCTGTTTCGTTTAGAGCTAGTATGTTCGATTCTACCAATACTTTGTTTTCTAAGAAATTAACCCTGCTTTCATCTACCAGCCAAGTGTTTAGCTTTAGTAGCTCTTTTGTGACCATACCGTTTCTTTGAGCTATAGTCGAGAGGGTATCTCCGCTTTTTATTCCCTTGCTTCCCAGATCCAGCTCTTCGCCCGTTCTTATTAATATGTCGGAAAGCAGGAATGATACGGGAGGTATCTTATCGATCGCATTTCTTATCTCTAAATTTGAAAAGTTTCTTATGTCGTAAGTGTGGGAGTTGAGGGTTACGGTTGGGATATTAGGTATAGCGTTTATGATCTCAAATATCTCGGTAGCTTGTTTTACGCTACCTACCTCGGAGGCTGTTTTTATGGCTAGTGCATTTTTGTTTTTTTCGAGCGTAATTCTTTGGATAAAATCAGAATTTGAAACCGTGCTGATATCTACTTTGCTAAAGTCTCTTGTTTGAATATATCTTGCGTACTCGGGAAATATCTTTTTGCAAAAATTTCCATTGCTGCTTTCTAGCTCTTTGAGTATAAATTCTTTTTGGGAGACTTTGCCATAAATCGTTGGAGAATAAAACTCAAATTCTTTTAAATCAGATAATTCATTTTCAAGTAAATTTAAAGCCTTATCTGCTACGTATGTAGTAATAACTACTATTCCAACAGTTGTGGCGATAGTTAGCCAAACTGGTGTGGTAGATAACCCAAGCAATGAAGCAGTACCAGCCGATACGGCTGTAATAACTGACCTTTTAAATAATGCGGAACCAATTTTATATTTTATTATATTTTTTCCAATAGTGCTTAATACAACATAAAAATCATTGTTATTTTCATCTTTTGAAAGATTTACTGTTAAGTCAATAGCTGTTCCAACGCCAAAACCTACTTTTGCTATAAATTTTGCACCACTTGTAGCTATTTCTTTATCTGAACCAAGCGTATCTAATAACCCACTGGAAGTATCAAAATAAATTCCTGGAATTTTCAAAAAATCCGCATCTGTAAGAAATTTTTCTTCTGCATTGCTTGAGTTGTTGTCTGGCATTTTTTACTCCTTTAAAATTAGTTGTTTATTAATTTTAATTTTGTTTTTTCTATTGAAATTCGTTTATCATTATTTGTTTTAAACTGCAAAATAATATCGTTACTAGTTAATTTGTGTAGCAATGCAAGCAAATTGTCAAATCCATTGGTTGTATCATATACACATAAAATAAATGTCGAATTTTCATACAAATCAATACCATAATATCCGCGTTTATGACCACAATCTTTAAAATATAAACTTTCCAACAAAAAACTTTCGCCGTTAAAAGCAATCAATTTTTTATCCGTTATGTAAAACCCTGTATTTATAAAATTTTTTATAGTGCGTGGCAACAAACTGAATAAAATATAAATCAACAATAATGAACAACAAATTTTATAAAATATCGTTTCGGTAACAATAGCTATACAACAACCAATACCGACAATTAAACAAGAAAAAAACTCAACAAAAAGCCAAAATTTAGAGTGACAAGTAAATTTATAAAACACGCTTTCATCACTATCAAGCTTAATATTATATTTTTCTAAAAGCTCTTTTTCTAAATTTTCATCATTTTGGAATTTTAAATTTTCAATATCGATTTCTAAATTTTCTTTTAGTTTTTCCAAATTTTATCCTTTTTACAAAATTTCATCGTAAATTCAATCTCAGTCAGTATCATTGATACTGAATTTTATGAATTCACAAATTTAAACTTGCTATTGCTTTTAAATTCATGCAATATGTTTTAAAAAAATACATACAAAAGCAAAAACCATAAAATATAATGGGATAGATAGTAAATTGTTGGAATAAAAAGTAGGAAAGTATGGAATAAATAGCATAAAAGAATAAGAAATAAAAGTTACAAAGTAATCCTGATTCACTCCTGGCTCCCTGCATCTCACCCCACCTAAATTCAAGTTCCCATATTTTACCCTTGCCTGCCTTAAACTGCATTTAAGCTACAATCACTCTTTATTTTTAAAATATTATTGATTGTTAGGTATTTTTAATGCCTTATTAAGACTCATTGTGATTAAATTTAGGCCTAGATTTCAGG
This genomic window contains:
- a CDS encoding RNB domain-containing ribonuclease; translation: MKEFLTKLLDGASEKEVASADKEILRNLLNLNAVSRHKDRYYLNNGFVCGKLDISANGTGFLTPYDKRFKQDIIIENKNLNASHYGDIVLAKLLPLKKKRQSAKVVMTLKLANETSVVYTKQIGSVILGVNVKTALSSPLKASQKSLKMLPPGTLLKIGNLNNEIVEVIGNINDPLSDEKISLAVFNKNDEFNEECEAEAIAWGDEVDPTMYPQRVDLRGLPFCTIDPVDAKDFDDAIYFDEKKREIYVAIADVSEYVTPYSPIDAEAKTRGFSIYFPHKAVPMLPRNLSENICSLKPNTARLAFCFKITLGEEDEVAKEELLEAVIVSQRRFNYDEVDQILRGEREDEAGWIKPLFTLTSRLRKKRLKNAFDFRTQELRMCLDAGGGLASTRFETDTDSHRLVEDCMLLANIAAAKRIGKGVFRNHGSPDLRKIQILLEDLGALGFDFVYESDIANLVRKIQAQADAVGNREEIDKLIIKSQKKAEYGAQNLGHFGLGFERYTHFTSPIRRYSDLTLHRLLKAKLRNDEKFFNYLLLNIEATCSNLSELEREADRVAFDFMDRKFARWAKERIGQRFNAYISENQNVAVARLDDEIKGARIFLGAYGVNLLQKVIVEITDVNIATAEIFGKVVKKIDV
- the holA gene encoding DNA polymerase III subunit delta: MYRKELEAALNSAKFPNYFLLYGADEYQIELFAKEILAKFKDFEILSLYYDEYDFDAARAHLCEPSLFGGSPLLHVKSDKKIPAKELKILIDGCKNGGVFIFELFEPDAKAVFDTQKAFGANFARFFKPGSPEEAVNLLGRQAAKMSLNITRNALFELYRIHNENLYLAASELNKLASLNEPINENIVRSLVFSLSSVSFDDFFDKFIALKDIRADFFSCADDGNFNEILFINSLYRAFFRLFKLHAGIKITGKFDIKETLGYAPPPNVANELKRQCLAINLKAYKEIFTALNLAEFELKTNSILDKKTFLLSCVLSLQNLIGKNSKY
- the rpsF gene encoding 30S ribosomal protein S6, with product MKHYELLFILKPTLTEEEVSAKVDFVKEILTKNGANIASVQSMGTRKLAYTVKKYERGTYFVVYFEAPTQAIAEVERIIRITEEIIKFLTVKFENKKEIAAWEKMSKGIKLNKKEPKVKAEEAPAAQE
- a CDS encoding single-stranded DNA-binding protein; translation: MFNRVVLVGNLTRDIELRYTTAGAAIGNSAIAVTRKFNVNGEKREETCFIDITFFGKQAEIANQYLSKGSKLLVEGRLKFDQWTDNNGQNRSKHTISVENMEMLGGGQQQGGYNQNSNQGYQQGGYQNNSYGGGYQGGQNQQNSYAQGGVQRQNFNKPQQQKQQPKDEYYGDNVREIDIDADKYDDGDETIPF
- the rpsR gene encoding 30S ribosomal protein S18 codes for the protein MAEKRKYSRKYCKFTEAKIDFIDYKDTSLLKYCLSERFKIMPRRLTGTSKKYQEMVEKAIKRARQAALIPYVVDRDDVVTNPFEGL
- a CDS encoding LysM peptidoglycan-binding domain-containing protein codes for the protein MPDNNSSNAEEKFLTDADFLKIPGIYFDTSSGLLDTLGSDKEIATSGAKFIAKVGFGVGTAIDLTVNLSKDENNNDFYVVLSTIGKNIIKYKIGSALFKRSVITAVSAGTASLLGLSTTPVWLTIATTVGIVVITTYVADKALNLLENELSDLKEFEFYSPTIYGKVSQKEFILKELESSNGNFCKKIFPEYARYIQTRDFSKVDISTVSNSDFIQRITLEKNKNALAIKTASEVGSVKQATEIFEIINAIPNIPTVTLNSHTYDIRNFSNLEIRNAIDKIPPVSFLLSDILIRTGEELDLGSKGIKSGDTLSTIAQRNGMVTKELLKLNTWLVDESRVNFLENKVLVESNILALNETDRVLTGDRNAENILVDTGSNKKSILKGGKSLGATTAKIQKSSIIFY